The genomic stretch ACTGGAAGCCAACCACTGATCCAGGGTGAAACTAGCACAAGCGTGGAACTTATTATTAAAAGCAGATTGTTTTTACATGTATTGGTATTTTTGTGGATTATTTATatctacagtgctgtgcaaaagtcttgagcctccccttatttatttatattttgctaggaaaatcgaaaataggtgcagcaatttattaacGGACATGCAAatatacacagaaacacagtacatgaggcaaaaacagagtttgtacaattctaatgggTTTGAAattcagtatttggtatgaccacctttattcttcaacacagcctgaactctttttggcagctttcttgtaatttctttaagtcatcttcaggaatagttctccgggcttcttgaaggacattcaaagctgttctttggatgttgctgccttttgttccgttctgtcaatatgatcccacactgcttccatAATGTTGTGGTCCATGTTCTTGAGACTGATTCCATGTGggtttctatccaggtatgggATCATTGTCGTGCTGAAAAATTGAGTTGttgccagtcagatgctttccagatgttgtttcatggtggatcaaaatctgatgatacttttctgcattcttaatttcatcaattttgtcAAGATCTCCaccaccactggctgaaatgcagctgtgaactatgacagagcctccaccgtgttttataGATGTAGGCACTCACTGTtttacctctctcctgacctcctctgtacatattgatgatttgaaccaaaaattttaaatgtggattaatcactccataagacGTGTTGCCACTGTTTTTCACtcaagttcttgtgtaatttggcacaccacagtttcccttctttaagaatggcttcctaaCAGCCACCCCTCCACTGGATCaaatgaagggccagatgcatctctcaggtcctgtatcAGGCCTTTGCTGGATTTTATCTTGTTTCTTAAGATTGTGACTTTTGgatactgtttatctgctgcagataggttttaggcctgccacttctacttttgtcctccacttgtgcagtttcctgaatttttttttttaaaaactcattcctcaccatgctgagatatgccagtttttcagtttttcagttttttgagaCTCATCTTGTTGCAAAAATACTTCTATTCCTGTCAAATTGCATTATTTTTGGCagttttcatagattcaactaaagcaatgggaacaaattatggtttttgcaacaggctctTAGTAATAAAGTagttaaaaatacaatttaaaatgggttatTTGTTACAGTAAGTTCTGTGATATGTgtagttaggtgccttttttttttttttaaataattcataggtcagtgttaagtggcttaacaaaaagcaaacaaccaAGCAAAAACATTCCTCCATGGTCAGGTACatgagtgaaaaagtagccaatgtccaaagaaaaactttgaaagaccttcagaaagcctccagaactattgctcaagaccactttaaaaaaaacgttatgagaaagtctggctgcttggaagcaaaatagaaGAAATGAGCGGTTGCtcatgacttttgcacagcgctgcatttattatttttatgtgactttatttttcttgtttctttatttacttaCATTAAATCTGCATGTTACTGCGTCGATTGTTTACCTGTAATTGTTACATGCAGCGGATGCTGTTAcgcaaagaaataaaacaacagcGCACTCTTGTGGTCACGAAGTGGTCAAACGGCAGCTCGCCATGTGTGACCCGGAAGTAGTTTCGCGTGTTTCTCTGTCTCACACGTGGGGTTTCAACAGTGACCAACATGGCTGCGTGCAGTGTGGAGGAGTTGTTGGCTAAAGCTGAAGAACAAGAGGCAGAAACGCTGAAAAGCATCTCAGTCCAGAAAGAACTGGACCTGGAGTTTGACATCGGGAACCTGCTGGGTTGTGACAAAAACCGCATCGAGCCACGCGACCTCAGGGAGAAGAACAAGGAGGACTTTCTGCGTGCTCTCGCTCGTGACAACACGCAGCTTCTTATTAATGAAATATGGAAACAACCCACGGAGAGAGTTGAGGAGGCTATAGTGGCCAAACTGCCGGAGCCGACGACTCGGCTGCCCAGAGAGAAGCCACCTCCGAAACCCAGACCTCCAACAAAATGGGAGCAGTTCGCCAAGCTGAAGGgcatacagaagaagaagaagaccaaCCTGGTCTGGGATGAAACTGCAAAGGAGTGGAAGAGGCGCTGGGGCTACAAGAGGGCCAACGATGACACCAAGGAGTGGCTGATTGAGGTGCCCGAGAGCGCAGACCCGAATGAGGACCAGTTCGCCAAACGCGTCAAAGCTAAGAAGGAGAGGGTGGCCAAAAACGAGCTCAACAGGCTGAAAAACATCGCCAGGACGCAGAAAGTCAAGGTCCCTGCTGTGGGCCTCGCCCCCAAAGCCAGCCAGTCCAGAGACGAGCTGGCCAGAGCTGAGAGTGTGGCCAAAACATCAACGGCATCCTTGGGGAAGTTTCAGGACCGCCTACCCAAAGAGAACCCTGCAAAGAAGGGTAAGAAGAGGAAATTTGAGCCCCTCATCGGCGACTTTGCTAATGAAAAGCAGAAGCAGCTGGAGCTTCTGAAAGTCTTGGACACTAAGAAGCCCAAGTTGGACATCACCAAAGCTGTCAATAAACAGatgagagaggaggacagagaggaggctgCGGCCAAACGCAAGAAGGGAGCAGGGAAGAAAGGACGTAAAGGCAGCAACATGGTCGGAAAGTCCAAAGGAAAAGGTGGGAAAGGAAAAGCAGGAGGAGGGGGGAAGAAAAGAGGGAAACCTGGGAGGCGCTGAGGACTCTCGTGTCTTCTTACATGCCTGTGTGCCTTGGCATCAAAGTGTTAGACATTCATGATGTAATATAAACTGAACACCTGCTTTACCTGTGATCGACAGGTGGGATGTTGTGAGGATATTTGTGGCTCTTCCCTTAATGTAAACTATGTTTACTGTAAATTGGTCCCAGCATCCATGAAGATTCTTTTCAATAAATGTGTAAtattcacaaacaaaaaaaattgtgcaaatACACTTTAATATTGCAGCCAAGTAGAAAATGACTgacttctttttctgtcttttaattCGTGCAGAATTTGTTTGTTAATTTTGTGTAATTAAATTGACACTAAAAGTTTAAGTCAGCAACTTTAAGAACTGTAATTGTTTCAGTGGTTTTCTCACATGCGAAGCTTtgctgcttttaagtcttttagaTCCTTTGTGAGCTAAATATATTTGAAGTTTGGGCCAAATGAGAAATATTTAGATGTTACtgatgggtttgtttttttttttaaagaagcagtTTTTATACTACTGTTTAAACTCCCTATATGCATTCAAAATGTTTGAGTGTTTagtattataattttttaatttcatcacATTTTCAATGCATATGAGTTATATAGTTTTAACTAAATGTCACATGATGTCAGGGGGAAAAGTGCTTAATCATCTTAGTAAACccagtgtgggttttttttctgcataaaaGCAGTTGTGTAAAACACGCTGGGATTATAAGGactattttgatgtttttaaattaaaatccagGAGTAGTTTCGTATAAATCATAAAACTTTGCTGTTACATCATTAGACACAGATGGGGACCATCAGACATTCCCCTTATTTTACAGCCAGCAGAAGCCTTCACTTGATTGCAGTAAACCATGTTAACCTGTTATGAGCTCAGTCTTTTCTGTCAGGGTGCAACAACCCGTCACTATGGAAGCttctttctgccactgaaaaaaaaaagacatcttttGCCATC from Archocentrus centrarchus isolate MPI-CPG fArcCen1 chromosome 20, fArcCen1, whole genome shotgun sequence encodes the following:
- the rrs1 gene encoding ribosome biogenesis regulatory protein homolog, with protein sequence MAACSVEELLAKAEEQEAETLKSISVQKELDLEFDIGNLLGCDKNRIEPRDLREKNKEDFLRALARDNTQLLINEIWKQPTERVEEAIVAKLPEPTTRLPREKPPPKPRPPTKWEQFAKLKGIQKKKKTNLVWDETAKEWKRRWGYKRANDDTKEWLIEVPESADPNEDQFAKRVKAKKERVAKNELNRLKNIARTQKVKVPAVGLAPKASQSRDELARAESVAKTSTASLGKFQDRLPKENPAKKGKKRKFEPLIGDFANEKQKQLELLKVLDTKKPKLDITKAVNKQMREEDREEAAAKRKKGAGKKGRKGSNMVGKSKGKGGKGKAGGGGKKRGKPGRR